The nucleotide window ATCTCTAGCCGCCGCACCCCCCTACCCTCGGCAAACGAGCGAGCACGCTCATCACCGATGATGCGGGGCGCCACGAACAAGGCGGCGGCGTCGGCTAGCCCGGAGTCCAGGAACGCCCCGTGCATGGTTGGACCACCCTCGACCAGCACGCGCATTACGCCAAGGCGACCCAGGGCCTTCAGCGCAGACCTGAGGCGCAGCCCGCGCCTAGCGGCCGGCACCGGCTGCAGGCGTACGGCAGCTAGGGAGGTAAGCCGGAGCCTGCGCGACGCGTAGGCGTCAGGCGCATGAAAAATGAGCGTCGAAGCCTCCGGGCCCGAGGCCAGACGGGCGGTGGGCGGCGTGCGCAACCGGCTATCGAGCACGACCCGCAGCGGGTCCGGGCCACGCACGTGACGAACTGTGAGGACGGGGTCATCCACCAGCACGGTGCCGATCCCGACCAGGACTGCGCCGTGGCTGGCTCGCAGTCGATGCGCTTCGCGACGCGCTCGAAGCCCGGTGATCCACTTCGAGTCTCCCGTGCGCGTCGCCATGCGCCCATCGAGCGTCACCGCCGCCTTGAGCGTCACCCAGGGCATGCCGGTGCGCACCAGCTTGGCGAAGTCCGCAACGAGCTCTCTGCAAGGCTCGACCAGGACCCCCGTGCGGACCTGCACTCCCGCCTGCTGCAATCGGGTCGCGCCCCCGAGAGAGTGCCCGGCCGGGTCCTCGCAGCCGGCGACCACCGCGCTGATGCCCGCAGCTACAATGGCGTCCACGCAGGGGCCGGTACGCCCCTGGTGGTTGCAGGGCTCGAGCGTGACGTAGAGGGTCGCCCCCCGCGCACGCCGGCCGGCCCGTTTAAGCGCAACCGCCTCCGCGTGCGGCTCACCCGCACGGCGGTGATGGCCGCGAGCCAGCACTCGCGACCCTCGCGCGACCAAGGCGCCCACATGAGGATTGGGGCCCGGGTGGCCGCGTCGCGCCTCGGCTAGTGCGAGTCGCATCATCGCGACGTCGAGGTCTTGCATTGGACTTCCCTATCGCTCGGATCGCCCCAACAGCTGCTCGAGCTCGTTCATGAACTCGTGGATGTCCTTGAAGCTCCGATACACGCTGGCGAAGCGCACATAGGCCACCTGGTCGACTTCACGCAGCGCCTCCATGACCAGCTGGCCGATCCGGCTCGAAGGCAGCTCCTTTTCCGTGCGATCGACGAGCGACTGCTCGATGCTGTCGACGAGCTCTTCCAGCTGGTCGGAGGATATCGGGCGCTTTTCGCACGCTCGTCGCAGACCCGCCAAGATCTTGATGCGGTCAAATACCTCGCGGCGCCCGTCTTTTTTGACCACGAGAGGCACTGCCTGCTCGACCCGCTCGTAGGTGGTGTAGCGTCGCTGACAACCCTCGCATTCGCGCCTCCGACGCGTTACTTCACCCCCGTGCGAGAGCCGCGAATCGATGACCCTGTTCTCTACAGACGTGCAGAAAGGGCACTTCACTGGCAGGCGACACTAGCCTTCCGCACGGGTCCCGGCAAGGGCTGTGTATCAGCAACGATGGTACCGCCGCCCAGCACCTCGTCCCCCCGATAAACAACCGCAGCCTGACCAGGGGCGATCGCGCGCTGCGCGACCCCGAACCGCACGGAGAACCCCCGCGCGCTGGCCGTGACAACGGCCCCTGCTGGCTCGTGCCGGTGGCGCACCCTCACGTGTGCGGTAAAAGGCTCGGCCGGAGGCGGGGAAAGCCAGGTCGCGGCCGTGGCCTGAAGCGATTTCGTGTAGAGCCCAGCCTCGTCTCCCACAACCACGGTCCGGGTTGCTGGCAAGATGCGCAGCACGTAGCGCGGCTTGCCGCCCGAGATGCCCAAGCCGCGACGCTGTCCCACGGTGAAACGGCTCAGCCCGTCGTGGCGGCCGAGTCGCCGACCCTCGGTGTCCACGATGTCTCCATCCGCCTCAGGGCCTTCGAGACGACCGCGCACGAAGCTGCTCACCTTGCCATCGGGAACGAAACACAGCTGCTGGGAATCGGGTTTGTTCCAGTTGTTCAGTCCGAGACGGAGCGCGTGCTGGCGCGCCTCGTGCTTGGTCATGTCACCCAGCACGAAGCGCATCCGGCGCAGGACATCCTGTTGCACGCCGTAAAGAAAGTAGCTCTGGTCCTTGGTCGAATCGCGCCCGCGTAGCAGGCGCGCCATCCCCGTGGAATCCAGCTCGACACGCGCGTAGTGGCCAGTGGCAAGGCCCGCTGCAGCCCATCGGTCAGCCAGCTCGACCAGTCTAGCCAGCTTGACCTGCCGATTGCAGCCCGAGCACGGGCTGGGGGTCAGTCCGGCGGCGTTGGATCGCACAAACGGATGGACGACCTCGCGCGTGAAGGCGGCTCGCTCGTCGATCACATAGTGCGGGATCGCGAGCTGATCGCACACCCTCCGCGCGTCCTCCCGGTCCTCGGGAGCGCAGCAACGCCCGACCTGCTGATCGCCGTGCGCGTCCCACAGGTGCAGCGTCACCCCGACGAGATCGAACCCACGTTCCTTGAGCAGCGCGGCGGCGACGGACGAGTCCACCCCGCCACTCATGGCCACCAGAACACGCTCGGTCATCGCGCCGCTCGCTGCTGCGAACAGGACTCGGCTGGATACGGCGCCATCGGCGCCACAACCCGGGTGAATGCGCCGACGGCCGCCTGCATATCGCTGCGCTGCGTTTCCGGCCCCAGGCTGAAGCGTAGAGCCGACGCTGCCCGCCAGGGCTCGTCCGGGTACATGGCCCCAACCACCGCCGACGCCCGGACCACTCCCGAGGAACACGCCGCGCCGCTGGCCACGCACACGCCCGCGAGGTCCATGGCCGCAACCAGCTCATCGCTGCGACCCCCCTCGATACTCACGTTAGATACAGTATCAACGCGCAGGTAATCTCCGCCATTGACCTGGGCGCCTCGTCCGAGGAGGTTTGCCTCGAGCTCGTCTCGCAAGCGCCGAATGCGTCCCATCGTTGCCACCCGGTCCTCGATCGCGCTGCAAGCAGCCGCGAAGCCGGCCACGGCGACCAGGTCGGGACTCCCCGCACGACGGCCACGCTCCTGACTTCCGCCCCAGCTCGTGCTGGCGAGCTCGACATTGCGCCGGAGGCATACTGCGCCCGCACCCGGCGGACCTCCGATCTTGTGCGATGCCACGGCTGCGGCAGTGGCGCCTAGCCGGCCGAAATCGAAACGCAGCTTTCCAAGGGCCTGTGTAGCATCGACGAAACTTGGTACCCCCCTTGCGTTGCATCGTTCAAGATAATTCTCGAGTGGCAGCACCGTGCCCGTCTCATGATTGACCCACTGGAGCGCCACCAAATCGACGCCTTGGCCCAAAGCCGCGTCGAATTCGGCCATGTCGGGCGGCCGCCCTCGGGGCAGCTGCAAGGTCGCAACGTCGATCCCCTGCGTCCTTGCCAGATGTTCCAGGCAGCTCGACACGGCGGGGTGCTCGCACGACGTCGTGAGGACGCGCTTCGCGCCTGACCGGCCGTGGCCCCCAAGACCTCGTTGCCCGAAAAGACCGCATTGCCCCAGCAGACCGAGGTTGCACGCCTCGGTACCCCCGGAAGTGAGCACGACGTTGGCCGGTCGCGCTCCGAGCGCCTGAGCGATCTGCTCGCGAGATTCCTCGAGCAGCCTGCGCGCCTGCCGGCCGGCCGCGTGGACACTGGAAGGATTGGCCCATCCGTGCTCCAGCGCCGCCCTCATGGCGGCAGCCACCCGCGGAAGCAAGGGTGTCGCCGCGTGATGATCCAGGTAGACCACGTTGTCTGCTCGGCGGGGTTCGGTGGTGACCGAGGACACGGCAGACGGCGCCGGACCGGCCGCGAGGGCGATCGAGGTCACGCGGTTGAAGGACTAGCACCGGACGCCGGAGCCGGCATCCGCCGCACGCTCATTACCGCTTGCGTCCCGCGCAACATGCGGCCGGCAACGGGCTGCTTCGGGGGGCTCTGGACCTGCACGCTGCCCCCCAGGGCCTCGGCCACTCTGCGAGCGAAGGCCAGGCCAACCCCGACCCCTCCGTACTTGCGGGTTGGCGAACCGTCCACCTGGAAGAAGGCCTCGAAGACCTTGTGCATGTCCTTGGCCGGAATGCCGGGCCCGCTGTCCGCGACCGAGAACAGCAGGCGGTCGTCCGTTGGATCGACCTCGACCGCGATGGCCATTTGACCGCCGCGCGGCGTGAACTTGACCGCGTTGTCCAGAATATGCGCCATGGCTCGGCGCAGCTTGTCCGGGTCCCCGCGCGCTGGCAGCGGCTCCTCGGGTAGCTGCTCGACCACGTCGATCTTGGCCCGCACGCACTTCGAGCGGATCTCATCGAGAGCCCGCGCCGCAACCTGACAGAAATCATAGTCGCGCTCGTACACGTGCATCCGGCCCGTCTCGAGCGTGCTCAGGTCAAGCAGGGTGTCGATCAAACGTTGGAGGCGCTCGGTGCTCTCATGAATCTGCGACAGCGACTTGCGCTGCAGTTGCGTCAGCGGGCCCACCTCTTCGTCAAGCAGCAATCGCAGGTAGCCGACCACCGGCGTCATCGGGGTGGCAAATTCGTGGCTGATGTTGCGCAAGAACTCGCTGCGCAAACGTGCCATCTCCTCCAGTCGTTGATTGGCTTCAGACAGTTCGGCGACCTTGCGCTCGAGACGCTCGGCAAGCTTCTGGCTACGGCTGCGCAACCTGTGACCACGCCGATCGCGCGCCTGCTCCCGGTGCCCCGCCAAAAACCGCCTGATCTGAGCTGGAAACTGGGCGGCGTTGATCGGCTTCGTCAGGAAGCCATCTGCCCCGACCGCCAGGCTGGTCTCACGATCCCCCTCCGCCGTGATGGCCACGATCGGCACGTGCTCGAGCGCGGGTATCCCCCGCAACCGCAAGGTCACTTCGTAGCCGTCGAGGTCTGGAACATTGATGTCCACGAGCACGAGGTCAGGCCGCTGGCTGTCTGCCATACGGATGCCCTGAAGGCCGGTCTCCGCGTCGATGACCTCGTGCCCAGCCGCCCCAAGCAGCTTGCGAACGAGCACCCGGCTGGACCGGTCGTCCTCGATGTGCAGTACGCGCGCCATGCCTAGCTCCCTGGGAGCCCTACGGATTGTACCGTCAAACTGCGCAAGACCGTCACAAATGAACCCAGCGTGAACTTTCGGACAGGGCGTCGCAAGTCGCTTGTACCAGGGGGACACGGTCGGCCGGCGGGACGCCTGAACCCCGAAGCCGGCGGCCGGGCCTGTCCGCGCTGCGCGCCAGCGGGTCGATTCGGCTCGCAGTCAGCTCCGGGAACGAGTACAGCCCGAGCCATGGTCGACAAGCCTGATCAACAGGATTTTTGGCGAGAGGCGCTCCCAGAAGGGCAGCTGAAAACCGCCCTCCGGGCCGCGGCCCTCGAGGGCGGAACACTGGTACGCCACTTGCTGCACGTGGGCCTCACCGAGGACCAGCTCCTGGGCCACTTGCGCAAGGCTGGCTATCAGGGCCCAATCGCGCCGCACCGCCTGCACGGAGACCTGCCGATCCGATTGCCGGTGGAAATGGCGCGGTCGCACCTGGCCATTCCCATCGAAGCAAGCTCGACCGGGATCGTGACCGCCATGGCGGACCCCTCGGACAGTCGAAGCGTCGGCCTGCTCCAGGCAGCGATGGGCATCCCCGTAGTGGCCGTGACCGCCCGCGCCAGCGAGCTGCAAGCCGCGATCGAGCGTCGCTATCGCTCGCCGCTCGGCACAAGCGACCCTACCCCAGCGTCGCAAGTGCAGGCTCCGGCATCGCAGCAGACCCTCGCGAGCCCCACGGCGACGCCCCAGCTGCCCAAGGAGCTTGTGGAAGCGACACCCTATGCCGGGGCGATCGGGGACATCTTCCAGGCTCCCGGGCCGCTACCCCCCCCAACCGAGCTAGACTCGCTCATCGTGGAGCTTCGCACCCTTACCGAGCGCTCCGCGGTGCTGCGGCTGGCTTGCAAGGCGGCCGCCAGCCTGGGCCAGTCCTCCGTGTTTCTCGCCCGACGCTCGGGGGCCCTGATTGGCTGCGAGGGCGTTGGGACCCCCCACGACGCCGCGCGCGCGCTGTGGCTCCCGCTTGAGCTCCCGTCCCTGCTCCGTACGGCGCTGCACTCCTTTTCAACCTACCTTGGCCCACCTGGCCGTGCGCCGGTTGACAACGTTTTCAGGGCGGCCGTCGGCAACCTAGGGGGGGAGCTGCTGATCCACCCGCTGCATGTGGGCGGACGGGTGCTCGGCCTGCTGTGCGTGGACGCAGTCCGTCACGCGGACCTGGCGCTCGAGCGCATCGAAGCCATCGGGGCAGCGATGGTCGAGGCCCTTCAGCGCATCATCGTGCGCGCCAAGTCCAGCAGGTCCGGCCCGCACCACGTCGTCTAGCACAATCACGGGCCCCGAGCCGATGCGACGCAGCCGCATGCTTGCCGCCCGGAGCGGGGTCGGCTACCTCGTCGGTGCGTGCCGCCCACCCGCGAAGCCAGGGGGAGGCCACTAGCCGCTTCAGGTGCTGATTTTCCGGATCAAACGCTTGAGCAGTGGCTGTCCTCGTTCCGAGCCCGCCCCTTGCCAAACCGACGGGGGAGCGGACACGTCGAGACTCCGGATGGAATCAGGCTTGAGCCTCTTTACGCACGTGAGAACGCTGCAAGACCCCTCGCAACAGCCGCGGGCCGAACGCCTTACGGCCGTGGTTTCCGACCTCCACCGCCACGCTGGAGAGGTGCACAGGACTACGACGAGCCCGATCCCGCCGAGGCGCGCAGCCGGTTGCAAGCCGACAGGACGCGTGCGATCACCCGCGCCTACCTGCTGTTCGCCAGGCCCCTGCGCGCAGGGCTGGATCCCGACGCCGCCGAGGCCGGTCAAATGCCGCTGGATGGCCTCACCTGCGCCACCGCCAGCGAGCTGTGCGAGCTGCTCGCGGACAGCCCAGGCGGCCCTGCAGAACCCGAGCCGTTTCACGTGGCGCTTCAGGGCGGCGGAAACGCGCTCGGCCTGGCGGGTGTTCTGATCGCGGCGCAGGGGCTTCGCCCCCCGTCCGGGACCGAGCTGGTCTGCAGCTTCGGCAGCGATCCGCTGACTGCAGCCGCCCGCGACGGGGAGCTGCCTTTTTCGCTCGAGGAGTGCTTCAACCACAGCGCCGCACTGGTTGCCTGGAGCTCGGAGCACGGCAACGCGCGTTGCGTGCAGGTCGACGCTACTGCCTACCACGACGCTGGAGCGGACGCGGTGCTCGAGCTTGGGCTCATGCTCGCCACGGGGGTCTACTACCTGCGAGCCCTGCATGCTCGCGGCGCCGATCCCGCGCATCCCAGCTGCGGTTTCGACCTGCTGCAGGCGCTGGACGCCGATCTCTTCACGGGTGTGGCCAAGCTTCGGGCCGCCCGCCTGTGCTGGTCCGGTGTGCTTCGGGCTTGGGGCCATCCGGAAGCGGCGCGCCACAGCGCGCTTCACGCCCGAGCTTCGCGCCGCATGCTCACGCGCTACGACCCGCTCGTGAACCTGCTGCGGCTAAGCAGCGCCTCTCTTGCCTCGGCCTTCGGCGGCGCCGACTCCATCGCGCTGCCACCCCACGACATTCGGCTCGCGGAGCAAAGCGCGGGAGCTCGACGCTGGGCCTGCGACGTGCCCCTGATCCAACGACTCGAGGCGCACGTCAGCAGGGTTTCGGACCCTGGCGGAGGCGCGTTCTACCTCGAGCACCTGAGCCTGCAGATCGCTCGAGGCGCATGGCGGGTGCTGCAAGAGATCGAGGCCCTGGGTGGAATGGCCAACTGCCTGGTGAGCGGGGAAGTGCAACGACGCGTCGCGCAAGCGCGGGAGAAGCGCCGGGGGCTGTTCGAGACGCTCTCGCTGCGAATCACCGGGATCACCGACCACCCTTGGGCGAGCGAGACCGCCAGCGCGGAACCTGGCGCTGTATCGGACGACCTGCGAAGCGCGACCGCGGCCCGGCTTGCCCGGTTGCTGGGGGCCGGGCGGGCAGCGGCCAGCTTGAACCGGCTACGCGACCGGGCCGGCCCTGCGCTCGTCGAGGCAGCGGCCGAGGCCGCGAGCGCGGGGGCGACCCTGGGCGAAATCGCAGCTGCGATCGGCGCGCGACAAGGCGGCTTTCGAGTGGATCCGCTGGCGCCTCGGCACGACGCGGACGCGTTCGAGATGCTGCGCGATGCCGCCTGGCGAACGGCTCGAGACCGCAAGCGCCCCCGAGCCCTGGTGCTGACGTTGCCCGGTGCCGATCGGAAGCGGGAGGCGTTCGCCACGAACGTGCTGGCCATGGCGCCGTTCGATGTGGCCCAGATGCAGCTCGAGTCGACCTCCTGGCATCGCGCCAGCGCAGCGAGCCCGCGCCGGATCCGCGCCCGGATTACACTGCCACAACGTGCCGCGGTCTTGGTGTGCGCCCAAGCCGCGGGCCTCGACCTTGCCAGCCTGGCTTCCAACCTGCGGGAGGCGGGCGCGGCCGCCGTGGTCTGGGTCGGCCCCGCAAGCGAGGTCGGCGTGGAGCAGCAGGGCGCGTTCGACGCTTTTCTCTACGAGGGCTGCAACGTTTGCCGGCTGCTCGAGCGGCTGCTGCGCAGCACAGGAGCGCGCATATGAGCCGCGTTCCCGACTTCGCACGACTCGCGTTCGACGACTGTGTGACGCCAGGCAGCGCCCCGGTGCCTCAGGCCGAGCCGAGCGAGGTGCCGGGCGTGTGGACAGCCGCACAAGGCATGCACCTGAAGACCGAGTACGGGCCCGACGACCTCGAGGGCATCGGGCACCTGGGGAATCTTCCGGGGGCTCCCCCGTTCGTCAGGGGCCCCTACCCCAGCATGTACCTCGAGCGCCCGTGGACGATACGGCAGTACGCCGGTTTCTCGACCGCCGAAGAAAGCAATGCGTTTTATCGCCGCAATCTCGCCGCAGGGCAAAAGGGCTTGTCCGTGGCCTTCGACCTGCCCACCCATCGCGGCTACGACTCGGACCATCCGCGTGTAGCGAGCGACGTGGGCATGGCTGGAGTCGCTGTCGATAGCATCCAGGACATGCGGCTGTTGTTTCAGGGTATCCCCCTGGATCGGGTCAGCGTCTCCATGACGATGAACGGCGCCGTCTTGCCCATCCTGGCTCTGTACATCGTCGCGGCCGAGGAACAGGGCGTGGCGCAGGGACAGCTCAGTGGGACTATTCAAAACGATATTCTCAAGGAGTTCCTGGTCCGAAACACGTACATCTACCCGCCGGCACCGTCGATGCGCGTAGTGCGTGACATCCTCGCCTACTGCACAGCCAGGATGCCGCGCTTCAATGCGATCAGCGTCTCCGGTTACCACATGCAGGAAGCAGGCGCGACCGCGGATCTCGAGCTTGCCTACACGCTGGCGGACGGCTTGGAGTATCTGCGAGCCGGGCTGGATGCCGGGCTGCACATCGACGACTTTGCGCCCCGATTCTCCTTTTTTTGGGGCGTGGGCATGAACTACTTCATGGAGGTCGCGAAACTCCGCGCGGGCAGACTCCTGTGGGCGCGCATGGTCAAACCGTTCAAGCCCGAGGACCCGAGGTCGCTTACCCTGCGTGCCCACTGCCAGACTTCGGGCTGGAGCCTGACCGCGCAGGATCCCTTCAACAACGTCATTCGCACCTGCGTCGAGGCCGCAGCCGCAGTGCACGGCCACACGCAATCGCTGCACACGAATGCGCTCGATGAAGCTCTGGCGCTGCCCAGCGACTTCAGCGCCCGCATCGCCCGCCAAACCCAGCTGCTGCTACAGCACGAGAGCGGTGCCTGTCGTACGATCGACCCCTGGGGCGGCAGCTACTACGTCGAGCGTCTCACCCACGATCTTGCTGAACGTGCCCTGACACTGATCCAAGAGATCGAGCAGCTCGGAGGCATGACCCGTGCCATAGAAAGCGGAGTCCCGCACGCGCGCATCGAAGAAGCGGCGGTCCGGGCCCAGGCTCGCATCGACAAGAGACAACAGGCGGTGGTGGGCGTCAACTGCTACGCCGCCGACCACGACGAGCCCCCGAGAATTCGTCGGATCGACAACCGAGACGCGCTGGCCCGGCAGCTGCAGCGCCTGGGCGAGATCAGGGCACAACGTGACGAGACCGGGGTCGAACACAGCATGGCCGCTCTCAGCCACGCGGCGGAAACCGGGTGCGACAACCTGGTCGCACTTGCCGTTCGCGCGGCGCGGGCGCGAGCCACGCTGGGCGAGATCAGCCTCGCGCTCGAGCGCGTATGGGGCAGACACGAGCCGGTCGTGCGTTCGGGCGCCGGCGTGTATGGTAATGAGATGGGCGCTACGTCGCACGCGCTGAGCGAGGTCCAGCGCCGGACGCGAGACTTCGCCGAGCTGCACGGAAGACGCCCGCGAATCCTGGTCGCGAAACTCGGTCAGGATGGTCACGATCGGGGAGCCAAGGTGATCGCGAGTGCCTTCACCGATCTCGGGTTCGATGTCGATCTTGGGCCGCTCTTTCAGACACCCGAGGAGGCGGCCCGCCAGGCTGTCGAAAACGACGTGCACATCGTGGGTGCAAGCTCGCTGGCGGCGGGTCATCTGGGTCTCATCCCGCAGCTGCGTGCGGCGTTGGATGCGTTTGGCCGCGACGACATCCTGATCGCGGTGGGAGGCGTGGTACCGGCACAAGACCACGACGTGTTGAAGCAACACGGCGCCAGTTGCATCTTTGGTCCAGGCACCGTCGTCGTGGAAGCCGCCAACGCATTGCTCGACCGGCTCGATCGGGAGCCAGGAGAGCCAGCGCGTCCGAGCGATCATGAATGAGACGCGCAGGCCGGGTAGCTCGCGGGCCACAGCGAGCCCGAGCGTCGAGCTCGCAAAGGCCATTCGGAGCGGGGATCGCACGGCGCTGGCAAGAGGCATTACCCTGGTCGAGAGCACCGCAGCCACCCATCGAGACCAGGCCGAACAGCTGCTTCAGCAGCTTCAAGGAGGCGCGCCCGATGCCTATCGAATCGGCATCACAGGCATGCCGGGCGTAGGCAAGAGCACGCTGATCGACGCGCTCGGAAGCAAACTGACCGCCACCGGATCCAAGGTGGCTGTCTTGGCCGTCGATCCCACCAGCACGCGCTCCGGTGGCAGCTTGCTCGCCGACAAGACCCGTATGAATCGACTCGCGAACGACCCGCACGCCTTTGTGAGGCCTTCACCCTCTGGCGCTGCCCCGGGCGGCGTGAGCGTGGCGACGCGCGAAGCGATCCTGCTGTGCGAGGCCGCGGGCTACGACCCCGTCTTCGTGGAAACCGTCGGCATCGGCCAGGCCGAAGCCGGCGTTGCTGCCATGGTCGACGTGCTGGTGCTGATGCTGCTGCCGGGAGCGGGCGACGAGCTTCAGGGTCTCAAGCGCGGCGTGCTCGAGCTGGCGGACGTGGTGCTCATCAACAAAGCCGACGGGAACCTGCATGCAGCCGCGCTCGCGGCGCAGCAGCACTACGCACACGCCCTTCGGATCGTGCGGGCGGCTGGCAGCGAACGCCACCGCTCCGGCCAGCACATCCTGACAACAAGCGCTCTGCGAGAGGCAGATGTCGAAGCGCTTTGGAACCAACTGAGCGCACTTCGCCGACGTTCCCTGCACAACGCGCACGCGGCACTGCGCGAGCAACGACTTCGAACCTGGCTCTGGCAGCAGCTCGAAAACCACGTGCTTGGCCGGCTGCACGGCGACGAGCAGCTGGCCGTGCGGGTCGATGCGCTGATCCTCGACGTCCTGGCGGATCGTACCCGGCCCAGCCAGGCCCGCAGTGAGCTGCTCGCCAGCCTGCCCGGATCAACCGGAGGAGCGCCCCGAGCCGAATCGCAGTGAGACCCGCTGGCCCGCATCGGCCGCCAGCTTCGAGCTCGATCGGCCGAGGAGCGCGTCTACGTGGGTCCCTTCACGTACCGGTCAAACCAACGCAGCTGCTCCCAAAGCACGTGCTCCACGCTCTCGCGCGCCCGGTAGCCATGATCCTCGTATGGGAGCAGAACCAGTCGGGCGGTGCCGCCCGAGCCGCGTACGGCCTCGAAGAAGACCTCGGACTGGAAGGTCAGCGTGCCCGGGTTGGAATCGGCGTCGCCATGGATGATCAGGACGGGCTCGTTGACCCTGTCCGCGAAGAATGTGGGCGAGAGTTGGATGTAGGCCTCGCGGGCTTCGAAGAGGGAGCGACGCTCCGACTGGAAGCCGAACGGCTGGTTGGTCTTGTTGTAGGAACCGCTGCGCGCGATCCCGGCGCTGAAGAGGTCGGTGTGCGCCAGGAGATTGGCCACCATGAGCCCGCCATGACTGTGACCCATCACCCCGATGCGCTTCGGGTCGGTCACACCGATCTCGATGGCCTTGGCCACCGCGGCCTCGGCATCCGCGACCAGCTGCGGAACGAAGGTGTCGTAG belongs to Pseudomonadota bacterium and includes:
- the scpA gene encoding methylmalonyl-CoA mutase, yielding MSRVPDFARLAFDDCVTPGSAPVPQAEPSEVPGVWTAAQGMHLKTEYGPDDLEGIGHLGNLPGAPPFVRGPYPSMYLERPWTIRQYAGFSTAEESNAFYRRNLAAGQKGLSVAFDLPTHRGYDSDHPRVASDVGMAGVAVDSIQDMRLLFQGIPLDRVSVSMTMNGAVLPILALYIVAAEEQGVAQGQLSGTIQNDILKEFLVRNTYIYPPAPSMRVVRDILAYCTARMPRFNAISVSGYHMQEAGATADLELAYTLADGLEYLRAGLDAGLHIDDFAPRFSFFWGVGMNYFMEVAKLRAGRLLWARMVKPFKPEDPRSLTLRAHCQTSGWSLTAQDPFNNVIRTCVEAAAAVHGHTQSLHTNALDEALALPSDFSARIARQTQLLLQHESGACRTIDPWGGSYYVERLTHDLAERALTLIQEIEQLGGMTRAIESGVPHARIEEAAVRAQARIDKRQQAVVGVNCYAADHDEPPRIRRIDNRDALARQLQRLGEIRAQRDETGVEHSMAALSHAAETGCDNLVALAVRAARARATLGEISLALERVWGRHEPVVRSGAGVYGNEMGATSHALSEVQRRTRDFAELHGRRPRILVAKLGQDGHDRGAKVIASAFTDLGFDVDLGPLFQTPEEAARQAVENDVHIVGASSLAAGHLGLIPQLRAALDAFGRDDILIAVGGVVPAQDHDVLKQHGASCIFGPGTVVVEAANALLDRLDREPGEPARPSDHE
- the meaB gene encoding methylmalonyl Co-A mutase-associated GTPase MeaB — translated: MNETRRPGSSRATASPSVELAKAIRSGDRTALARGITLVESTAATHRDQAEQLLQQLQGGAPDAYRIGITGMPGVGKSTLIDALGSKLTATGSKVAVLAVDPTSTRSGGSLLADKTRMNRLANDPHAFVRPSPSGAAPGGVSVATREAILLCEAAGYDPVFVETVGIGQAEAGVAAMVDVLVLMLLPGAGDELQGLKRGVLELADVVLINKADGNLHAAALAAQQHYAHALRIVRAAGSERHRSGQHILTTSALREADVEALWNQLSALRRRSLHNAHAALREQRLRTWLWQQLENHVLGRLHGDEQLAVRVDALILDVLADRTRPSQARSELLASLPGSTGGAPRAESQ